Proteins encoded together in one Deltaproteobacteria bacterium window:
- a CDS encoding CPBP family intramembrane metalloprotease, with the protein MSRITLDRRNLLIATFLIEGALIFVSLIWAKHRQLILFNRFDYVYIAYGVLLCFPLFLLNAIFFAKESSKWEAILKCQEFKDEIAKPLADKLDIGSAFIVSALAGFGEEMFCRGILQTEFGIVIASAAFAILHFGSAVKHYLFIAALYLLIGFYFGFIYLFSQSIWTPIIVHVVYDFVAILYLRYFYEKPSPNSNIR; encoded by the coding sequence GTGAGTAGGATAACATTAGATAGGAGAAACTTACTAATTGCTACTTTCTTAATTGAAGGTGCTTTGATTTTCGTTTCGCTAATTTGGGCGAAGCATAGACAACTTATTTTGTTTAACAGGTTTGACTACGTATATATTGCGTATGGCGTCTTGTTATGTTTTCCGCTTTTTCTTTTAAATGCAATATTTTTCGCCAAAGAAAGCAGTAAATGGGAGGCAATTCTCAAATGCCAAGAGTTTAAGGACGAAATTGCAAAACCCTTGGCAGACAAGCTCGACATCGGTTCAGCTTTCATAGTATCCGCCCTAGCTGGCTTTGGCGAGGAAATGTTTTGCCGCGGGATACTTCAAACTGAGTTTGGCATAGTGATTGCGAGCGCAGCTTTTGCGATTCTTCATTTTGGTTCAGCCGTAAAACATTATTTATTTATCGCCGCACTTTACTTGCTAATTGGCTTTTATTTTGGTTTCATCTACCTCTTTAGCCAATCAATTTGGACGCCCATCATCGTGCATGTTGTTTATGACTTCGTAGCCATACTTTACCTGCGATATTTTTACGAAAAACCTTCGCCTAACAGCAATATTCGATAG